The following are from one region of the Maribacter aquivivus genome:
- a CDS encoding SDR family NAD(P)-dependent oxidoreductase: MRLENKIAVVTGGSRGIGQAISELFAKEGATVIIVDLLPEGQAVADGINASGGKAEFHSVSVTEKSAIETLFASINDKYGKLDILINNAGITRDKTLEKMSEEEFDSVVNVNLKGVFLCTQAAAPYMKANKYGRIVSAASNVGLRGNFGQTNYAATKAGVIAMSKTWTVELGKHGITANAIAPGFTMTDMVAKIPKEHFAAIEASIPLKTVAQPIDIAYGYLYLASDEARFVSGICLTIDGGTSR; encoded by the coding sequence ATGAGATTAGAAAACAAAATAGCAGTGGTAACAGGTGGTTCTAGAGGAATAGGACAAGCTATATCAGAATTATTTGCAAAAGAAGGTGCTACAGTAATAATAGTTGACCTTTTACCTGAAGGGCAAGCAGTTGCAGACGGTATAAATGCTAGTGGTGGTAAAGCAGAGTTTCATTCAGTATCTGTAACAGAAAAATCGGCTATAGAAACCTTATTTGCATCGATAAACGATAAGTACGGAAAACTGGACATTCTTATTAACAATGCCGGAATTACAAGAGATAAAACTCTTGAAAAAATGAGTGAAGAAGAGTTTGATTCTGTTGTAAATGTAAATTTAAAAGGAGTGTTTTTGTGCACCCAAGCTGCAGCACCATATATGAAAGCAAACAAATATGGCAGAATAGTAAGTGCTGCTTCTAATGTTGGATTAAGAGGCAACTTTGGTCAAACAAACTATGCCGCAACAAAAGCAGGTGTTATTGCAATGTCAAAAACATGGACAGTTGAATTAGGTAAGCATGGTATTACAGCCAATGCAATTGCACCAGGTTTTACCATGACCGATATGGTAGCTAAAATACCTAAAGAGCATTTTGCTGCTATTGAAGCAAGTATACCACTGAAAACCGTTGCACAGCCCATTGATATCGCTTACGGTTATTTATATCTAGCATCTGATGAGGCGCGTTTTGTATCTGGTATTTGTTTAACAATAGATGGAGGAACTTCAAGATAA
- a CDS encoding enoyl-CoA hydratase/isomerase family protein, translated as MKTLEITYKDEYAIIQMNRGKVNAINAEMVAELRETFKSIAANDKVKGVILSGQPHYFSAGLDLIELFQYDKNQIENFFSSFGTLYLELVQFKKPFISAITGYSPAGGCVLAVASDNRYMADGDKYVIGLNEVAVNIQISQNLTEVYAFWMGDGLASRYILEGKLLTGKEAVSAGLVDELVPLENVLERAEKQMRLYMKADQQIWINTKAKIRKHLLEKLDADGKNSLKEAAELWWKPEIRAKMKAYVESFSGKKK; from the coding sequence ATGAAGACATTAGAAATAACTTATAAAGACGAGTACGCAATCATTCAAATGAATCGCGGTAAAGTCAATGCTATCAATGCAGAAATGGTAGCAGAATTGCGAGAGACTTTTAAATCTATAGCAGCAAATGATAAGGTTAAGGGGGTAATACTTTCTGGTCAACCACATTATTTTTCTGCAGGTTTAGACTTAATTGAACTTTTTCAATATGACAAAAACCAAATAGAAAATTTCTTTTCTTCATTCGGTACTCTGTATTTAGAACTGGTACAATTTAAAAAACCCTTCATTTCTGCTATTACAGGATATTCACCTGCCGGCGGATGTGTTTTAGCGGTAGCCAGTGATAACCGGTATATGGCCGATGGAGATAAATATGTAATAGGTCTTAACGAGGTTGCCGTAAACATTCAAATAAGTCAAAACCTAACCGAAGTTTATGCTTTTTGGATGGGTGATGGTTTGGCGAGCAGATATATTCTAGAAGGAAAATTATTGACTGGTAAAGAAGCAGTATCCGCCGGTTTGGTAGATGAACTTGTTCCATTAGAAAATGTTTTGGAGCGTGCAGAAAAACAAATGCGCCTTTACATGAAAGCAGACCAACAAATTTGGATAAATACAAAAGCCAAAATCAGAAAGCATCTTCTTGAAAAATTAGATGCAGATGGTAAAAACTCTCTAAAAGAAGCTGCTGAACTTTGGTGGAAACCAGAAATACGAGCAAAAATGAAAGCTTATGTAGAAAGTTTTTCAGGCAAGAAAAAGTAA
- a CDS encoding NADPH:quinone oxidoreductase family protein gives MKAIRCKKFGPPSSLVLEDVTNLKPKAKEVLVEVKACGLNFPDTLIIQGLYQFKPELPFTPGSDVAGIVKEVGEGVSHLKVGQEVFGFVAHGGLAEEVLVPANACFPKPPQMDFPIAASFLMAYGTSYHALKDRGNLVEGETLLVLGASGGVGLAAVELSKLMGATVIAAASTDDKLALCKEYGADKTINYTTQDLKATIKELTDGKGVDVIYDPVGGTYSEAAFRGIARNGRYLVVGFAAGDIPKIPLNLPLLKEAAIVGVFWGAFAMKDAKANMQNTMALMKWHAEGKLKPHIHAVYDLKDTATALEEMTQRKVKGKLIVKI, from the coding sequence ATGAAAGCTATACGATGTAAAAAATTCGGTCCTCCTTCTTCATTAGTATTGGAAGATGTTACTAATTTAAAACCGAAGGCAAAAGAGGTTTTAGTCGAAGTCAAGGCATGTGGATTGAATTTTCCAGATACATTGATTATTCAAGGCTTATATCAGTTCAAACCAGAATTGCCCTTTACACCAGGTAGTGACGTCGCCGGTATTGTTAAAGAAGTTGGCGAAGGTGTTTCTCATTTAAAAGTTGGTCAAGAAGTATTTGGTTTTGTAGCTCATGGTGGTTTGGCAGAAGAAGTTCTAGTTCCTGCAAATGCTTGTTTCCCAAAGCCTCCCCAAATGGATTTTCCCATTGCCGCTTCCTTTCTTATGGCGTATGGAACTTCATATCACGCCTTAAAAGACAGAGGTAATTTGGTAGAAGGTGAAACACTTTTGGTTTTAGGTGCTTCAGGTGGTGTAGGATTAGCCGCTGTTGAACTTAGTAAGCTTATGGGTGCAACGGTTATTGCTGCTGCATCAACCGATGACAAATTGGCTTTATGTAAGGAATATGGTGCCGACAAAACAATTAATTACACCACCCAAGATTTAAAAGCAACCATAAAAGAACTAACTGATGGTAAAGGTGTAGATGTTATATATGACCCTGTAGGCGGAACATATTCAGAAGCAGCCTTTAGAGGTATTGCCCGAAATGGAAGGTATTTAGTTGTAGGTTTTGCTGCTGGCGATATCCCTAAAATTCCGCTGAATCTTCCTCTATTAAAAGAAGCAGCTATAGTTGGTGTTTTTTGGGGTGCATTTGCCATGAAAGACGCTAAAGCGAATATGCAGAATACAATGGCTTTAATGAAATGGCATGCCGAAGGCAAACTAAAACCACATATTCACGCTGTTTATGATTTAAAAGATACAGCAACTGCTCTTGAAGAAATGACCCAAAGAAAAGTGAAAGGCAAATTGATTGTAAAGATTTAA
- a CDS encoding NADP-dependent oxidoreductase → MNKQLLFVKRPTGDADASTWSLVSNPIPTIKEGEVLIQQHYVSLDPAMRGWMNDAKSYIAPMEINSVMRAGSVGQVIESNNHPKFKVGDYVAGYAGVQQYIATEGEGYYKVDPNLAPLPTYIGTLGMTGMTAYYGITEVGKIKEDDIVLVSGAAGAVGSIVGQVAKIKGCRVVGIAGGADKCKYVVDELGFDACIDYKNENVKDRIKEECPKGLDVYFDNVGGEILDLALGRLRMHARIVICGAISQYNNKTAMKGPSNYLSLLVNRASMTGMVVFDYADRYAEGAKILGGWMAQGKLKSKEDIYEGIENFPETYNRLFSGDKMGKLILKIIEE, encoded by the coding sequence ATGAATAAACAATTATTATTTGTAAAAAGACCCACTGGTGATGCTGATGCTTCTACATGGTCATTAGTCTCTAACCCTATTCCTACAATTAAAGAAGGTGAAGTATTGATACAACAACATTATGTATCTCTAGATCCTGCAATGCGTGGATGGATGAATGATGCAAAATCTTATATAGCACCCATGGAAATTAACTCGGTAATGCGAGCCGGTTCTGTAGGGCAAGTAATAGAGTCAAATAATCACCCAAAGTTTAAGGTTGGTGATTATGTTGCCGGTTATGCCGGTGTACAACAATATATTGCTACCGAAGGTGAAGGCTATTACAAGGTTGACCCTAACCTTGCTCCTCTACCCACCTACATAGGCACTTTAGGTATGACAGGTATGACCGCTTATTACGGAATTACAGAAGTAGGCAAAATAAAAGAAGATGATATTGTTTTAGTATCTGGGGCCGCAGGTGCTGTTGGTAGCATTGTTGGTCAAGTTGCTAAAATAAAAGGCTGTAGAGTTGTAGGTATTGCAGGTGGTGCCGATAAGTGTAAATATGTTGTTGATGAATTAGGTTTCGATGCATGTATCGATTATAAAAACGAGAATGTAAAAGACCGCATAAAAGAAGAATGCCCTAAAGGTTTAGATGTTTATTTTGATAACGTAGGTGGAGAAATTCTGGATTTAGCATTAGGAAGACTTCGCATGCATGCTAGAATAGTTATTTGTGGAGCAATATCTCAATACAATAATAAAACCGCTATGAAAGGACCTAGTAACTACTTGTCTTTATTAGTAAATAGAGCTAGTATGACAGGTATGGTTGTTTTTGATTATGCAGATAGATATGCAGAAGGAGCTAAAATTTTAGGCGGATGGATGGCGCAAGGAAAACTAAAAAGCAAAGAAGACATCTATGAAGGCATTGAGAATTTCCCAGAAACATACAACCGTCTTTTCTCTGGCGATAAAATGGGAAAATTGATATTAAAAATAATAGAGGAGTAA
- a CDS encoding SDR family NAD(P)-dependent oxidoreductase, which produces MNLKDKVVIITGAGSGIGAAAAKLLGERNATVVVSDINLSNAEKVAAEIIKNGGIASAIKTDVTKFEEVEALIAQTVSKYDRVDVIVNNAGIGGKHQLKTAEHTHDDWHNVIAVNQTGVFYCMQAALKQMMKQGHGTIVNVASLAGLKASGNNLSYSASKFAVVGMTKSAALEYGSKNIRINAVCPGYTHSALLDQLLTVRPDMGDLLKRLIPMKRFGEANEIAEGICFLASDNSKFMTGQTLTLDGGTSL; this is translated from the coding sequence ATGAATTTAAAAGATAAAGTAGTCATAATAACAGGTGCCGGAAGCGGTATAGGTGCAGCGGCAGCCAAACTTTTAGGCGAACGAAACGCCACCGTCGTAGTATCAGATATTAACCTGAGCAATGCAGAGAAAGTAGCGGCTGAAATTATAAAAAATGGTGGTATTGCATCTGCCATAAAAACTGATGTCACAAAATTTGAAGAGGTTGAAGCCCTAATAGCACAAACAGTCTCAAAATATGACCGTGTAGATGTCATTGTTAATAATGCCGGTATTGGTGGCAAGCATCAATTGAAAACAGCTGAGCATACCCATGACGATTGGCATAATGTCATTGCCGTTAATCAAACCGGTGTTTTTTACTGTATGCAGGCTGCATTAAAACAAATGATGAAGCAAGGTCATGGCACCATTGTAAATGTAGCCTCTTTGGCAGGTCTAAAAGCATCAGGAAACAATTTATCCTACAGTGCTAGCAAATTTGCCGTGGTTGGTATGACAAAGTCAGCAGCTTTGGAATATGGCAGTAAAAATATTCGTATTAACGCAGTTTGCCCTGGTTACACACATTCTGCATTATTAGACCAATTACTTACGGTAAGACCCGATATGGGCGATTTACTAAAGAGATTAATACCGATGAAAAGATTTGGTGAGGCCAATGAAATTGCAGAAGGTATTTGCTTTCTTGCTTCTGATAATTCAAAATTCATGACAGGACAAACATTAACATTAGACGGAGGTACATCCTTATAA